Proteins encoded by one window of Myxocyprinus asiaticus isolate MX2 ecotype Aquarium Trade chromosome 35, UBuf_Myxa_2, whole genome shotgun sequence:
- the LOC127425817 gene encoding gamma-taxilin-like isoform X2, with translation MEAGVIGVCSIEARGLVEGSSSPDVETPSQENVEDFVGLLSREEERGETPGREESNPGPQDGELDPNAEKTKDQIAFGKEVLLLMQALHTLTTPEEKLAALCKKYADLLEESRSMQKQVKVLQKKQNQVLKEKIHLQSEHSKAVLARSKLESLCRELQRHNKTLKEENSQRFREYEERRKEATLHFQMTLNEIEAQMEQHNLHNSKLRQENMELAEKLKKLIEQYELREEHIDKVFKHKELQQQLVDAKLQRTAELMREVEEKQQREREFLLKDATESRHKCELMKEQEHQLKQQLTLYMDKFEEFQSTLAKSNEVFTTFRQEMEKMTKKIKKLEKETTLWRTKWETNNQTLLQMAEEKTVRDKNYKALQGKLERLEKLCRALQRERNDLNQKLRAVQVQAKDPEEEGTGPPDPQPEEHPSQPMNPEMEGEMEGLVPETEKLRLQSEEEEEEGTTSSTQLIDD, from the exons ATGGAGGCTGGTGTTATCGGGGTCTGCAGTATAGAGGCCCGTGGACTTGTTGAAGGGAGCAGCTCTCCCGATGTGGAGACCCCATCCCAGGAAAATGTGGAGGATTTTGTGGGACTGCTGAGCAGGGAGGAGGAGAGAGGGGAGACACCGGGAAGGGAGGAAAGCAACCCTGGCCCCCAGGATGGGGAGCTGGACCCTAATGCTGAGAAAACCAAGGACCAAATAGCATTCG GCAAAGAGGTTCTGTTGCTGATGCAGGCCCTTCATACCTTAACAACCCCAGAAGAGAAACTTGCTGCCCTTTGTAagaaatatgctgacctg CTGGAGGAGAGTCGGAGCATGCAGAAGCAGGTGAAGGTGTTGCAGAAGAAACAGAATCAGGTGTTGAAAGAGAAGATTCACCTGCAGAGTGAGCACAGCAAGGCGGTCCTGGCACGCAGCAAGCTAGAGAGTCTGTGCAGAGAACTGCAGCGTCACAACAAGACCCTGAAG GAGGAGAATTCTCAGAGGTTCAGGGAATACGAGGAGCGGCGTAAGGAGGCAACGCTGCATTTCCAGATGACACTCAATGAAATTGAGGCACAGATGGAGCAGCACAACTTGCACAACAGCAAACTGCGGCAGGAGAACATGGAGCTGGCTGAGAAACTCAAAAAGCTCATCGAGCAATACGAGCTCCGGGAGGAG CACATCGACAAGGTGTTCAAACACAAGGAACTGCAACAGCAGTTGGTGGATGCCAAACTCCAGCGGACGGCCGAGCTAATGCGAGAGGTGGAAGAGAaacagcagagagaaagagagttt CTCCTGAAAGACGCAACTGAGTCGAGACATAAGTGTGAGCTGATGAAGGAACAGGAGCATCAGTTAAAACAGCAGCTCACTCTGTACATGGACAAGTTTGAGGAGTTCCAGTCCACCCTCGCCAAAAGCAATGAGGTCTTCACCACTTTCCGACAAGAGATGGAGAAA ATGACAAAGAAGATCAAGAAGCTTGAAAAGGAGACAACTCTATGGAGGACCAAATGGGAGACCAACAACCAGACTCTACTGCAGATGGCAGAAGAG AAAACGGTTCGAGACAAGAATTACAAGGCCCTCCAAGGCAAATTGGAGCGTCTGGAGAAGCTTTGCAGGGCCTTGCAGAGAGAACGCAACGACCTAAATCAGAAACTTAGGGCTGTCCAGGTCCAAGCAAAAGATCCTGAGGAAGAGGGTACGGGCCCTCCTGACCCCCAGCCAGAAGAGCATCCCAGCCAGCCAATGAACCCAGAGATGGAGGGAGAGATGGAAGGTTTGGTGCCAGAAACAGAGAAACTCAGGCTTCAgtctgaggaggaggaggaggagggcaccACATCATCCACACAACTCATTGACGACTGA
- the LOC127425817 gene encoding gamma-taxilin-like isoform X1, which yields MFSARLFRLDICFKVFCFSSLCSFAAKVLFRHNMATRSDARLELNPENTQVTEIMEAGVIGVCSIEARGLVEGSSSPDVETPSQENVEDFVGLLSREEERGETPGREESNPGPQDGELDPNAEKTKDQIAFGKEVLLLMQALHTLTTPEEKLAALCKKYADLLEESRSMQKQVKVLQKKQNQVLKEKIHLQSEHSKAVLARSKLESLCRELQRHNKTLKEENSQRFREYEERRKEATLHFQMTLNEIEAQMEQHNLHNSKLRQENMELAEKLKKLIEQYELREEHIDKVFKHKELQQQLVDAKLQRTAELMREVEEKQQREREFLLKDATESRHKCELMKEQEHQLKQQLTLYMDKFEEFQSTLAKSNEVFTTFRQEMEKMTKKIKKLEKETTLWRTKWETNNQTLLQMAEEKTVRDKNYKALQGKLERLEKLCRALQRERNDLNQKLRAVQVQAKDPEEEGTGPPDPQPEEHPSQPMNPEMEGEMEGLVPETEKLRLQSEEEEEEGTTSSTQLIDD from the exons TGTTATTTCGTCACAACATGGCGACGCGCTCAGACGCCAGGCTCGAATTAAATCCTGAAAACACACAG GTGACTGAAATCATGGAGGCTGGTGTTATCGGGGTCTGCAGTATAGAGGCCCGTGGACTTGTTGAAGGGAGCAGCTCTCCCGATGTGGAGACCCCATCCCAGGAAAATGTGGAGGATTTTGTGGGACTGCTGAGCAGGGAGGAGGAGAGAGGGGAGACACCGGGAAGGGAGGAAAGCAACCCTGGCCCCCAGGATGGGGAGCTGGACCCTAATGCTGAGAAAACCAAGGACCAAATAGCATTCG GCAAAGAGGTTCTGTTGCTGATGCAGGCCCTTCATACCTTAACAACCCCAGAAGAGAAACTTGCTGCCCTTTGTAagaaatatgctgacctg CTGGAGGAGAGTCGGAGCATGCAGAAGCAGGTGAAGGTGTTGCAGAAGAAACAGAATCAGGTGTTGAAAGAGAAGATTCACCTGCAGAGTGAGCACAGCAAGGCGGTCCTGGCACGCAGCAAGCTAGAGAGTCTGTGCAGAGAACTGCAGCGTCACAACAAGACCCTGAAG GAGGAGAATTCTCAGAGGTTCAGGGAATACGAGGAGCGGCGTAAGGAGGCAACGCTGCATTTCCAGATGACACTCAATGAAATTGAGGCACAGATGGAGCAGCACAACTTGCACAACAGCAAACTGCGGCAGGAGAACATGGAGCTGGCTGAGAAACTCAAAAAGCTCATCGAGCAATACGAGCTCCGGGAGGAG CACATCGACAAGGTGTTCAAACACAAGGAACTGCAACAGCAGTTGGTGGATGCCAAACTCCAGCGGACGGCCGAGCTAATGCGAGAGGTGGAAGAGAaacagcagagagaaagagagttt CTCCTGAAAGACGCAACTGAGTCGAGACATAAGTGTGAGCTGATGAAGGAACAGGAGCATCAGTTAAAACAGCAGCTCACTCTGTACATGGACAAGTTTGAGGAGTTCCAGTCCACCCTCGCCAAAAGCAATGAGGTCTTCACCACTTTCCGACAAGAGATGGAGAAA ATGACAAAGAAGATCAAGAAGCTTGAAAAGGAGACAACTCTATGGAGGACCAAATGGGAGACCAACAACCAGACTCTACTGCAGATGGCAGAAGAG AAAACGGTTCGAGACAAGAATTACAAGGCCCTCCAAGGCAAATTGGAGCGTCTGGAGAAGCTTTGCAGGGCCTTGCAGAGAGAACGCAACGACCTAAATCAGAAACTTAGGGCTGTCCAGGTCCAAGCAAAAGATCCTGAGGAAGAGGGTACGGGCCCTCCTGACCCCCAGCCAGAAGAGCATCCCAGCCAGCCAATGAACCCAGAGATGGAGGGAGAGATGGAAGGTTTGGTGCCAGAAACAGAGAAACTCAGGCTTCAgtctgaggaggaggaggaggagggcaccACATCATCCACACAACTCATTGACGACTGA